From one Lycium ferocissimum isolate CSIRO_LF1 chromosome 7, AGI_CSIRO_Lferr_CH_V1, whole genome shotgun sequence genomic stretch:
- the LOC132065596 gene encoding uncharacterized protein LOC132065596, whose amino-acid sequence MAGDDVPPHHHPKLTNSPYFIGPQDRPGDYITPTRFTGDNFDEWAADIQTALEARRKFEFLDGTITEPQPPCIKSDWTAINAMLISWITNTIDADVTSSLSKFREVKPFWDHLKRRFAQTNGPRIQQLRSSLAKCQQPKTMSVSVYYGKLHALWQELDHHEPLISCTCCSGCTAGRLHEVRREQSKLHDFLMGLYSEYYSSLRTNILSQDPLPSLDRAYQLVIQEERVRTAKQESETQPTEALGFAFRATAGRGRGSADRLVCSLCKKVGHVTEKC is encoded by the coding sequence ATGGCCGGTGACGACGTACCTCCTCACCACCACCCAAAATTGACTAATTCTCCCTATTTTATCGGTCCTCAAGACCGACCCGGGGACTATATCACGCCTACTCGTTTCACGGGCGACAATTTTGATGAATGGGCAGCCGACATACAAACGGCGTTGGAGGCACGCCGTAAATTTGAGTTCTTGGACGGCACTATCACTGAACCGCAGCCTCCTTGTATAAAGTCCGATTGGACTGCAATTAACGCCATGTTAATCTCTTGGATCACAAATACCATTGATGCTGATGTCACATCTTCCTTGTCAAAATTTAGGGAGGTCAAACCCTTTTGGGATCACCTTAAAAGAAGGTTTGCGCAGACTAATGGACCACGAATTCAACAGCTTCGGTCTTCCCTGGCTAAATGTCAACAGCCCAAAACCATGTCAGTGTCCGTATATTACGGAAAATTACATGCTCTATGGCAAGAATTGGATCATCATGAGCCCCTGATTTCTTGTACTTGTTGCTCCGGTTGTACGGCAGGTCGTTTACATGAGGTTCGTCGTGAGCAATctaaacttcatgattttctgATGGGTTTGTATTCCGAGTATTACTCTTCGTTGCGGACTAATATATTGTCTCAAGATCCGTTACCAAGTCTTGATAGGGCTTATCAGCTTGTGATTCAAGAGGAGCGTGTTCGTACGGCCAAACAAGAATCCGAGACACAGCCGACCGAGGCTCTTGGATTTGCGTTTCGTGCTACTGCAGGACGGGGTCGTGGTTCTGCAGATCGTCTTGTGTGCTCACTTTGCAAGAAGGTAGGACATGTGACTGAAAAGTGTTAG